A stretch of Halocalculus aciditolerans DNA encodes these proteins:
- a CDS encoding glutamate--cysteine ligase: protein MVSGLGSPDAFDRLGTLGVEEEFYVVDDAGRPVSGSDTLVYGNDPSGILEGRVDHELFKTVLETQTPLIEDPAEAAATVRDVRDALVEYAGEHGFGIAAAGLHPAAEWRTLEHAEKSRYRSQLDRIQYPQHRNTTAGLHVHVGVDDPDAAAWVANELRWYLPVMLALSANSPFWNGYDTGLASARAVVFENLPNTGMPTTWDSYAEFAEFERLMVEDGSVEDRGELWWDVRPHSGHGTVEVRTPDGQSDPAVVDAFVEYAHALVIDLAERYADGEDGYRHRRELLDENKWRAARYGHDASFIDRDCSGTISLPEAVERECDRLGVTGLRDVLDRESGAERQRRLCEESGPEALYQSLTL from the coding sequence ATGGTGTCGGGACTGGGTTCGCCGGACGCGTTCGACCGACTCGGGACGCTCGGCGTGGAAGAAGAGTTCTACGTCGTCGACGACGCGGGCCGACCGGTGTCGGGGAGCGACACGCTCGTCTACGGCAACGACCCGTCGGGGATACTCGAAGGGCGCGTGGACCACGAGCTCTTCAAGACGGTGTTGGAGACGCAAACGCCGCTCATTGAGGACCCCGCGGAGGCGGCGGCGACCGTGCGCGACGTCCGTGACGCGCTCGTCGAGTACGCGGGCGAGCACGGGTTCGGCATCGCCGCGGCGGGCCTCCACCCGGCGGCGGAGTGGCGGACGCTCGAACACGCCGAGAAATCGCGGTACCGCTCGCAGCTCGACCGCATCCAGTATCCGCAGCACAGGAACACGACCGCGGGCCTGCACGTGCACGTCGGCGTCGACGACCCGGACGCGGCGGCGTGGGTGGCGAACGAGCTCCGCTGGTACCTTCCGGTTATGCTCGCGCTCTCCGCGAACTCGCCGTTCTGGAACGGCTACGACACGGGGCTCGCGTCCGCTCGCGCCGTCGTCTTCGAGAACCTCCCGAACACGGGGATGCCGACGACGTGGGACTCCTACGCGGAGTTCGCGGAGTTCGAGCGGCTGATGGTGGAGGACGGCTCCGTCGAGGACAGGGGCGAGCTCTGGTGGGACGTCCGCCCGCACTCCGGACACGGGACGGTGGAAGTACGAACGCCGGACGGCCAGTCTGACCCGGCGGTCGTCGACGCGTTCGTCGAGTACGCGCACGCGCTCGTCATCGACCTCGCCGAGCGGTACGCGGACGGCGAGGACGGCTACCGCCACCGCCGCGAACTCCTCGACGAGAACAAGTGGCGGGCCGCCCGCTACGGCCACGACGCCTCCTTCATCGACAGGGACTGCAGCGGAACGATCTCCCTCCCCGAGGCCGTCGAGCGCGAGTGCGACCGGCTCGGCGTCACGGGTCTCCGCGACGTCCTCGACCGGGAGAGCGGCGCGGAACGCCAGCGACGCCTCTGTGAAGAATCCGGGCCTGAAGCGCTCTACCAGTCGCTCACGCTCTGA
- a CDS encoding fibrillarin-like rRNA/tRNA 2'-O-methyltransferase — translation MTDHLPAGVERRSFDGEEHLATEGEPVYGEPVRGGWRAWNPHRSKLGAMLEAGMDTGLAGGDAVLYLGAANGTTASHVADFAGPTYAVEFAPRSARDLVDVAEGRGNLFPLLKDARKPETYAHVVEADVDAVVQDVATRGQARVAVENAEFLADDGRLVAVVKARSEDVTADPEAVFADFRTDLEAAYEILDAERLEPFHDDHLGVVARPK, via the coding sequence ATGACTGACCACCTTCCGGCGGGCGTCGAGCGCCGCTCGTTCGACGGCGAGGAACACCTCGCGACGGAAGGCGAGCCGGTGTACGGCGAACCCGTACGCGGCGGATGGCGGGCGTGGAACCCGCATCGGTCGAAGCTCGGTGCGATGCTCGAAGCCGGGATGGACACCGGGCTCGCGGGCGGCGACGCGGTGCTCTACCTCGGCGCGGCGAACGGGACGACGGCGAGTCACGTCGCGGACTTCGCGGGCCCCACCTACGCGGTGGAGTTCGCGCCGCGGTCCGCGCGCGACCTCGTCGACGTCGCGGAGGGGAGGGGAAACCTCTTCCCGCTGCTGAAGGACGCGCGGAAGCCGGAGACGTACGCGCACGTCGTCGAAGCCGACGTGGACGCCGTCGTGCAGGACGTGGCGACCCGCGGACAGGCGCGCGTCGCGGTGGAGAACGCGGAGTTCCTCGCGGACGACGGTCGGCTCGTCGCGGTCGTGAAAGCGCGGAGCGAGGACGTCACCGCCGACCCCGAAGCGGTCTTCGCGGACTTCCGAACCGACCTCGAAGCGGCCTACGAGATACTCGACGCCGAGCGGTTGGAGCCGTTCCACGACGACCACCTCGGCGTCGTCGCGCGACCGAAGTAG
- a CDS encoding NOP5/NOP56 family protein encodes MTDEAANAGWFAGVEPGGDGAREAIRNGSAAEPDAWPERAVEAGVVDSEDDYYEWLHEATVAATREAVRERERADDRQLVHAIRTVDDLASEVNELAERHAEWAGSLFEGSGSGVEYARSVAGRETATPVEERVVSLAERVVDLAEEREATRAFIERQAPAVAPNLAALAGPVLAARLVELAGGLEALAKMPSGTVQVLGAEDALFAHLRGHAPSPKHGVIFTHEYVRGTRQEDRGSAARALAGKLTIAARIDHYSGDRRPELEAELDERIAAIRARADAGDGGESDD; translated from the coding sequence ATGACTGACGAAGCCGCGAACGCGGGCTGGTTCGCCGGGGTCGAGCCGGGCGGGGACGGTGCGCGTGAGGCGATACGGAACGGGTCGGCGGCGGAGCCGGATGCGTGGCCGGAGCGCGCCGTCGAGGCGGGCGTCGTGGATTCAGAGGACGACTACTACGAGTGGCTGCACGAGGCGACGGTGGCGGCGACGCGGGAGGCGGTTCGGGAGCGCGAGCGCGCGGACGACCGCCAGCTCGTGCACGCGATTCGGACGGTGGACGACCTGGCGAGTGAGGTGAACGAGCTCGCAGAGCGCCACGCGGAGTGGGCGGGGTCGCTCTTCGAGGGGTCGGGGTCGGGCGTCGAGTACGCGCGGTCGGTCGCGGGCCGGGAGACCGCGACGCCGGTCGAGGAGCGCGTGGTCTCGCTGGCGGAGCGCGTCGTCGACCTCGCCGAGGAGCGCGAGGCGACGCGGGCGTTCATCGAACGGCAAGCGCCGGCGGTCGCGCCGAACCTCGCGGCGCTCGCGGGGCCGGTGCTCGCCGCGCGCCTCGTGGAGCTCGCGGGCGGGCTCGAAGCCCTCGCGAAGATGCCGTCGGGGACGGTGCAGGTGCTCGGCGCGGAGGACGCGCTGTTCGCACACCTCCGCGGGCACGCGCCGTCGCCGAAGCACGGCGTCATCTTCACGCACGAGTACGTCCGCGGCACGCGGCAGGAAGACCGCGGGTCGGCGGCGCGCGCGCTCGCCGGGAAGCTCACCATCGCGGCGCGCATCGACCACTACTCGGGCGACCGGCGGCCCGAGCTGGAAGCCGAGCTGGACGAGCGCATCGCGGCGATTCGCGCTCGCGCCGACGCGGGCGACGGAGGCGAGAGCGATGACTGA
- a CDS encoding DUF2391 domain-containing protein produces MDDEAPDVGDLLNELEALEDTIDDPDAREQVADAIETAVDLQRDSPVFGRVIHGFDRADLAEATLGSVLFCIPMVVESGTGDAGAFVAARPLAFAGTLVATLALVYGVLYVADIQDVRVADPFFGVIPRRLVGVIAASLLTTVLVFAGWGQLPADPAVAAGTIAVAWGPTALGAALGDILPGS; encoded by the coding sequence ATGGACGACGAGGCACCGGACGTCGGCGACCTCCTCAACGAGCTCGAAGCCCTCGAAGACACCATCGACGACCCCGACGCCCGCGAGCAGGTCGCCGACGCCATCGAGACCGCCGTCGACCTCCAGCGAGACTCCCCCGTCTTCGGCCGCGTCATCCACGGCTTCGACCGCGCCGACCTCGCCGAAGCCACCCTCGGCAGCGTCCTCTTCTGCATCCCCATGGTCGTCGAATCCGGCACCGGGGACGCCGGCGCGTTCGTCGCCGCCCGCCCGCTCGCCTTCGCCGGCACGCTCGTCGCCACGCTCGCCCTCGTCTACGGCGTCCTCTACGTCGCCGACATCCAGGACGTCCGCGTCGCCGACCCCTTCTTCGGCGTCATTCCCCGCCGGCTCGTCGGCGTCATCGCCGCCAGTCTCCTCACCACGGTCCTCGTCTTCGCCGGCTGGGGGCAACTCCCCGCGGATCCCGCCGTCGCCGCCGGCACTATCGCCGTCGCCTGGGGACCCACCGCGCTCGGTGCCGCGCTCGGTGACATCCTCCCCGGCAGTTAA
- a CDS encoding HVO_2753 family zinc finger protein, translating to MSEARQARKCVSCGINISGTNAAAFKCPDCGQQIYRCAKCRKQSNLYECPDCGFRGP from the coding sequence ATGAGTGAAGCGCGACAGGCACGCAAGTGCGTCTCCTGTGGCATCAACATCTCCGGCACGAACGCCGCCGCGTTCAAATGCCCGGACTGCGGCCAGCAGATCTACCGCTGTGCCAAATGCCGCAAACAGAGTAACCTCTACGAATGCCCCGACTGCGGGTTCCGGGGGCCGTAA
- a CDS encoding elongation factor 1-beta, with amino-acid sequence MGKVAARIKVMPQSPDVDLDDLTERLESALPEGAKISRTDREDVAFGLVALFPTVIIPDEAGGTEAVEEAFGGVDGVESVDVDEVGRI; translated from the coding sequence ATGGGGAAGGTCGCCGCCCGCATCAAGGTCATGCCGCAGAGCCCCGACGTCGACCTCGACGACCTCACCGAGCGCCTCGAATCCGCGCTCCCCGAAGGTGCCAAAATCTCCCGCACCGACCGCGAGGACGTCGCGTTCGGCCTCGTCGCCCTCTTCCCGACCGTCATCATCCCCGACGAAGCCGGCGGCACCGAAGCCGTCGAAGAGGCCTTCGGCGGCGTCGACGGCGTCGAATCCGTCGACGTCGACGAAGTCGGTCGGATCTAA
- a CDS encoding cytidine/deoxycytidylate deaminase family protein — MTAPLTAPTFPLDDADERLVERAADATRRAFDPDGFGGSHAVGAALRTTDGDVYTGVNVPSNVRRTSLCAEPIALGSALGDGARAFDAIVAVRHEDTTESGDPEVVPPCGACRELTADYGRDIETIVPRDGDLVKVRAVDLLPTRTW; from the coding sequence GTGACAGCCCCACTCACTGCGCCCACGTTCCCGCTCGACGACGCGGACGAACGCCTCGTCGAACGCGCCGCCGACGCGACGCGCCGCGCCTTCGACCCGGACGGATTCGGCGGGTCGCACGCCGTCGGCGCGGCCCTCAGAACGACCGACGGCGACGTCTACACCGGCGTCAACGTCCCCTCGAACGTCCGGCGGACGAGCCTCTGCGCCGAACCCATCGCCCTCGGCAGCGCGCTCGGCGACGGCGCACGCGCCTTCGACGCCATCGTCGCCGTCCGCCACGAAGACACCACCGAGAGCGGCGACCCCGAAGTCGTCCCGCCCTGCGGAGCCTGCCGCGAACTCACCGCCGACTACGGCCGCGACATCGAGACCATCGTCCCCCGCGACGGCGACCTCGTGAAAGTCCGCGCCGTCGACCTCCTCCCCACCCGCACCTGGTAG
- a CDS encoding MBL fold metallo-hydrolase encodes MEFTEGVYDLPVTLETDDGERVFHPSAVELEDGGLLLVDAGFGHTLDQLEANLDGHGFGLADVEFVLLTHQDGDHVGGLAPLVDRVPDVTVFAHRDDAPAIDGREAPIKGQGDRYPAVPVDVELAGGETFRTAAGPLDVVATPGHTPGHVSLHLPERDVLLAGDALTADDTGLRGPKEHFTPKLSQAIDSVRALADRDPETTLAYHGGLVEHGHGRVADLHDELDADLD; translated from the coding sequence ATGGAGTTCACCGAGGGCGTCTACGATTTGCCTGTTACGCTGGAGACCGACGACGGCGAGCGCGTGTTCCACCCGAGCGCGGTGGAACTCGAAGACGGCGGTCTCCTCCTCGTCGACGCGGGCTTCGGTCACACGCTCGACCAGCTCGAAGCGAACCTCGACGGTCACGGGTTCGGCCTCGCGGACGTCGAGTTCGTCCTCCTCACGCACCAGGACGGCGACCACGTCGGCGGTCTCGCCCCGCTCGTCGACCGCGTGCCGGACGTCACCGTGTTCGCGCACCGCGACGACGCGCCCGCTATCGACGGCCGCGAAGCCCCCATCAAGGGCCAGGGCGACCGGTATCCCGCCGTCCCCGTGGACGTCGAACTCGCCGGGGGCGAGACGTTCCGCACCGCCGCCGGCCCGCTCGACGTCGTCGCCACGCCCGGCCACACCCCCGGCCACGTTTCCCTTCACCTCCCGGAGCGCGACGTTCTCCTCGCCGGCGACGCCCTCACGGCGGACGACACCGGCCTCCGCGGCCCCAAAGAGCACTTCACCCCGAAGTTGTCGCAGGCCATCGACTCCGTCCGGGCGCTCGCCGACCGAGACCCGGAGACGACGCTCGCCTACCACGGCGGCCTCGTCGAACACGGCCACGGCCGCGTCGCCGACCTCCACGACGAACTCGACGCGGACCTCGACTGA
- a CDS encoding cystathionine gamma-synthase, with the protein MSDENELFETRAVHAGQEPDPENGALMTPIYANSTYAQAAPGEHTGYEYSRTGNPTRTDLEDNLAALEGGEYGRAFSSGMGAINTVMNLLEAGDHVVTGDDVYGGTHRLFTQVYDKYDVEFDFVDTTDHDAVADAMQENTELVWVETPTNPLMRVNDIDALADIAHDNDALCVVDNTFATPYLQRPLEHGADIVAHSLTKYLGGHSDLVMGALVTDSEDLDERIAFYQNSVGATPSPFDCFLVLRGTKTLPVRMDRHCENANELAHWLDGHDHVESVYYPGLDSHRQHDLAAEQMDGFGGMLSVELDATLAEVSDVVSKTQVFTLAESLGGVESLIEQPAAMTHAAIPKEEREAAGLTDPLIRISVGVENVEDLKADLQQAFEAALE; encoded by the coding sequence ATGAGCGACGAGAACGAGCTGTTCGAGACGCGAGCGGTGCACGCGGGCCAGGAGCCCGACCCGGAGAACGGCGCGCTGATGACGCCCATCTACGCGAACTCGACGTACGCGCAGGCCGCGCCCGGCGAGCACACGGGCTACGAGTACAGCCGAACCGGGAACCCCACGCGGACGGACTTAGAGGACAACCTCGCGGCCCTGGAGGGCGGCGAGTACGGCCGCGCGTTCTCCTCCGGGATGGGCGCGATCAACACCGTGATGAACCTCTTAGAGGCCGGCGACCACGTCGTCACGGGCGACGACGTCTACGGCGGCACGCACCGCCTCTTCACGCAGGTCTACGACAAGTACGACGTCGAGTTCGACTTCGTCGACACCACCGACCACGACGCCGTCGCGGACGCGATGCAGGAGAACACCGAACTCGTCTGGGTGGAGACCCCGACGAATCCGCTGATGCGCGTGAACGACATCGACGCGCTCGCGGACATCGCCCACGACAACGACGCGCTCTGCGTCGTCGACAACACCTTCGCGACGCCCTACCTCCAGCGCCCCCTCGAACACGGCGCGGACATCGTCGCGCACTCCCTCACGAAGTACCTCGGCGGGCACTCCGACCTCGTCATGGGCGCGCTCGTCACCGACAGCGAGGACCTCGACGAACGCATCGCGTTCTACCAGAACTCCGTCGGCGCGACCCCCAGCCCCTTCGACTGCTTCCTCGTCCTCCGCGGCACGAAGACGCTCCCCGTGCGCATGGATCGCCACTGCGAGAACGCGAACGAACTCGCCCACTGGCTCGACGGCCACGACCACGTCGAATCCGTCTACTACCCCGGCCTCGACTCCCACCGCCAGCACGACCTCGCCGCCGAGCAGATGGACGGCTTCGGCGGGATGCTCTCCGTCGAACTCGACGCCACCCTCGCCGAGGTCAGCGACGTCGTCTCGAAGACGCAGGTCTTCACGCTCGCCGAATCCCTCGGCGGCGTCGAATCCCTCATCGAACAGCCCGCCGCGATGACGCACGCCGCCATCCCGAAAGAGGAGCGCGAAGCCGCCGGTCTCACCGACCCGCTCATCCGCATCAGCGTCGGCGTCGAGAACGTCGAAGACCTCAAAGCCGACCTCCAGCAGGCGTTCGAAGCCGCGTTAGAGTAA
- a CDS encoding 50S ribosomal protein L21e translates to MPSSNGPLNSTRKKLSNNPRERGTSPPQRAVQDFEDGQKVHLKIDPSVAEGRFHARFSGLTGEIVGTQGRAYKVQVSDGGKDKTVIARPAHLKAQE, encoded by the coding sequence ATGCCGAGTTCCAACGGACCCCTCAACAGTACGCGGAAGAAACTCTCGAACAACCCCCGGGAGCGCGGGACGTCCCCGCCGCAACGCGCCGTTCAGGACTTCGAGGACGGCCAGAAGGTCCACCTCAAGATCGACCCCTCGGTCGCCGAGGGTCGCTTCCACGCGCGTTTCAGCGGTCTGACCGGCGAGATCGTCGGCACGCAGGGCCGCGCGTACAAAGTCCAGGTCTCGGACGGCGGCAAGGACAAGACCGTCATCGCTCGCCCCGCGCACCTGAAAGCGCAGGAATAA
- a CDS encoding RNA polymerase Rpb4 family protein, whose translation MTIFKETVDEELLTVSEAKELLADVEAERSLEEDREMRYELARAVEHVNRFAVLEGEESRELVDELLELEGIEAKSAVKIADLLPRNRDELRAVFAQERYALSGDELDDVLDVVAKYA comes from the coding sequence ATGACGATCTTCAAAGAGACGGTGGACGAGGAACTCCTGACGGTCTCGGAGGCCAAGGAGCTCCTCGCGGACGTCGAAGCCGAGCGGTCGCTCGAGGAGGACCGCGAGATGCGGTACGAGCTCGCGCGCGCCGTCGAGCACGTGAACCGCTTCGCCGTGCTCGAAGGCGAGGAGTCACGCGAGCTCGTCGACGAACTCCTCGAACTCGAAGGCATCGAGGCCAAGTCCGCGGTGAAGATCGCGGATCTGCTGCCGCGGAACCGCGACGAGCTCCGCGCGGTCTTCGCCCAGGAGCGGTACGCGCTCTCCGGCGACGAACTCGACGACGTCCTCGACGTCGTCGCGAAGTACGCCTAA
- a CDS encoding DUF655 domain-containing protein, translating to MSETDTDSNSGTYAVILDVLHHGRSDAAGSAYRDVPVAYGVSEEDFTLYEFALAENTDISIGDHVQVEPSFDDGIDRGHSVDYDDLTDGARSELDYVVAEIIEDNEERFVNVFNEAGAVSLRQHQLDLLPGIGQKLRDKILDERRREPFESFEELEERVSGLHDPEEVIEERIFEEITDNTLKYHLFTRS from the coding sequence ATGAGTGAGACGGACACCGATTCCAACAGCGGCACGTACGCCGTCATTCTCGACGTGCTCCACCACGGCCGGTCGGACGCCGCCGGGTCCGCGTACCGTGACGTTCCGGTCGCGTACGGGGTCAGTGAGGAGGATTTCACGCTCTACGAGTTCGCGCTCGCCGAGAACACGGACATCTCCATCGGCGATCACGTCCAGGTCGAACCGTCGTTCGATGACGGCATCGACCGCGGACACAGCGTCGACTACGACGACCTGACGGACGGCGCGCGCTCCGAGCTCGACTACGTCGTCGCGGAGATCATCGAGGACAACGAGGAGCGCTTCGTGAACGTCTTCAACGAGGCGGGCGCGGTGAGCCTCCGCCAGCACCAACTCGACCTCCTCCCCGGTATCGGGCAGAAACTCCGCGATAAGATCCTCGACGAACGCCGCCGCGAGCCCTTCGAGAGCTTCGAGGAACTCGAAGAGCGCGTCAGCGGCCTCCACGACCCCGAGGAGGTCATCGAGGAACGCATCTTCGAGGAGATCACCGACAACACCCTGAAGTACCACCTCTTCACGCGGTCGTAA
- a CDS encoding 16S ribosomal RNA methyltransferase A translates to MTDRDPDALIARAGRGNPDFDQHFLVDDRVIDRIPTYAESFDRSHVLEIGPGPGALTDRLLDVAAHVTVVERDPDFAGFLREEFAAHVGDDLTVLEGDAVDVDLPDFTCCVSNLPYSASSPITFRLLPLGRPLVLMYQSEFAERMAAEPGTSEYGRLSVAAQHYADVEVVETVPREAFAPQPRVESAIVRLTPRDPDYAVADEEFFLDFVKALFTQRRKTVRNAIRNTAHISGLNAPDAVVDAAGEDVLSKRPGDLTPAGFAALADLALDVGDPA, encoded by the coding sequence ATGACTGACAGGGACCCGGACGCCCTCATCGCTCGCGCGGGCCGCGGGAACCCGGATTTCGACCAGCACTTCCTCGTCGACGACCGCGTCATCGACCGGATTCCGACGTACGCGGAGTCGTTCGACCGCTCGCACGTCCTCGAAATCGGGCCGGGGCCGGGCGCGCTCACCGACCGCCTGCTCGACGTCGCCGCACACGTGACGGTCGTGGAGCGCGACCCGGACTTCGCGGGTTTCCTCCGCGAGGAGTTCGCGGCGCACGTCGGCGACGACCTCACGGTCCTGGAGGGCGACGCGGTCGACGTCGACCTCCCCGACTTCACGTGCTGTGTCTCGAACCTCCCGTACAGCGCGTCGTCGCCGATCACCTTTCGACTCCTGCCGCTCGGGAGGCCGCTGGTCTTGATGTACCAGTCGGAGTTCGCGGAGCGGATGGCGGCGGAGCCGGGGACGAGCGAGTACGGTCGCCTGTCCGTGGCGGCACAGCACTACGCGGACGTCGAGGTCGTGGAGACAGTGCCACGAGAGGCGTTCGCCCCGCAGCCGCGCGTCGAGTCGGCCATCGTGCGGTTGACGCCGCGCGACCCCGACTACGCGGTCGCCGACGAGGAATTCTTCCTCGACTTCGTGAAGGCGCTGTTCACGCAGCGGCGGAAGACGGTGCGGAACGCGATTCGGAACACGGCGCACATCTCCGGTCTCAACGCGCCGGACGCGGTCGTCGACGCGGCGGGCGAGGACGTGCTGTCGAAGCGTCCGGGCGACCTCACGCCGGCCGGGTTCGCGGCGCTCGCGGACCTCGCGCTGGACGTGGGTGACCCCGCGTGA
- a CDS encoding mechanosensitive ion channel family protein — MTALPAQAALVDFSPLESALLSALVVAVAVGVWVGVRRLAEAVRGDFSQRLVDVLLAVVLLLLLVGTSGTLVVFWEVEAQVLQLLQALQPSIEVGVRVVVSLGLFVFVYVATGVVHRMVNNFVKEREDITDHQAEVSFRVLQITIYLSFVLAVLGLWEINLSGLLIGAGFAGIILGMAARQTLGALLAGFVLMFSRPFEIGDWVEIGDNEGIVTDITIVNTRIQSFDGEYVILPNDYVGSEEIINRSRKGRLRLHVQVGVDYDTDVDRALDVAADTMKEVDDVLSVPRPQAVLTEFGGSSIGIGLRFWIDKPSARRKWRAQTAVISAVHSAFREENIKIPFPQREMSSRPEAGGFHVDSPSEGVGVREADADAGSGDAERESGGRSE; from the coding sequence GTGACGGCGCTCCCCGCGCAGGCCGCGCTCGTCGACTTCTCGCCGCTGGAGAGCGCGCTGCTCTCCGCGCTCGTCGTCGCCGTCGCGGTCGGCGTCTGGGTCGGCGTGCGGCGGCTCGCCGAGGCGGTCCGCGGGGATTTCTCACAGCGCCTCGTCGACGTCCTGCTCGCCGTCGTCCTCCTCCTCTTGCTCGTCGGGACGAGCGGCACGCTGGTCGTGTTCTGGGAGGTGGAAGCACAGGTCCTCCAACTCCTGCAGGCGCTCCAGCCGTCCATCGAGGTCGGCGTGCGCGTCGTCGTCTCCCTCGGCCTGTTCGTCTTCGTCTACGTCGCCACCGGCGTCGTCCACCGGATGGTGAACAACTTCGTCAAGGAGCGCGAGGACATCACCGACCACCAAGCGGAGGTGTCGTTCCGCGTCCTCCAGATCACCATCTACCTCTCCTTCGTCCTCGCCGTGCTCGGCCTCTGGGAGATCAACCTCTCCGGCCTCCTCATCGGGGCGGGGTTCGCGGGCATCATCCTCGGGATGGCCGCCAGGCAGACGCTCGGCGCGCTCCTCGCGGGCTTCGTCCTGATGTTCAGCCGGCCGTTCGAGATCGGCGACTGGGTGGAGATCGGCGACAACGAGGGGATCGTAACGGACATCACCATCGTGAACACGCGCATCCAGTCGTTCGACGGCGAGTACGTCATCCTCCCGAACGACTACGTCGGTTCCGAGGAGATTATCAACCGCTCGCGGAAGGGCCGCCTGCGCCTGCACGTCCAAGTGGGCGTGGACTACGATACGGACGTGGACCGCGCGCTCGACGTCGCGGCGGACACGATGAAGGAGGTCGACGACGTGCTCTCGGTGCCGCGCCCGCAGGCCGTCCTGACGGAGTTCGGCGGCTCCTCCATCGGTATCGGCCTGCGGTTCTGGATCGACAAGCCGTCGGCGCGCCGGAAGTGGCGCGCGCAGACCGCCGTCATCTCCGCCGTCCACTCGGCGTTCAGAGAAGAGAACATCAAGATCCCGTTCCCGCAGCGCGAGATGTCGTCGCGCCCGGAAGCCGGCGGGTTCCACGTGGATTCACCGTCGGAGGGCGTCGGCGTCCGGGAGGCCGACGCGGACGCGGGTTCGGGCGACGCGGAGCGGGAGTCGGGTGGTCGCAGTGAGTGA